A window of Selenomonas ruminantium subsp. lactilytica TAM6421 contains these coding sequences:
- a CDS encoding 2-oxoacid:acceptor oxidoreductase subunit alpha produces the protein MSEARLMQGNEACAEAAIAAGVNFFAGYPITPSTEIAETMAKLLPKAGGKFIQMEDEIASMGAILGASLAGCKVMDATSGPGFSLKQELIGYAACAEIPCVLVDVQRVGPSTGQPTAPSQGDVMQVRWGTHGDHPVIALSPWSVRETYDATVMAVNYAERFRTPVMLLMDEMVGHLREKVELPEKVDIYPRRKPTKTRAEGYQPFAPEADLVPNVADFGEGYHIHVTGLIHDETGFPVGSPKVTEDSIRRLHEKIDRAGEEIIHTESYFMEDAEYAVVSFGGTARTAYEAVREARASGVKVGLVRLLTIWPFADKVIGELAQKVKGIVVAELNYGQIVHEVRRAANGACPVSLCGKYNMRAFEPAEILASIQEMVKEVEG, from the coding sequence ATGAGTGAAGCAAGATTGATGCAGGGCAATGAAGCCTGTGCGGAAGCAGCCATTGCGGCCGGCGTGAATTTCTTCGCCGGTTATCCCATCACGCCCTCCACAGAGATCGCTGAGACCATGGCGAAACTCCTGCCGAAGGCTGGCGGCAAGTTCATCCAGATGGAAGATGAGATTGCCTCCATGGGTGCCATTCTCGGTGCTTCCTTAGCTGGCTGCAAGGTAATGGACGCCACCTCTGGCCCGGGCTTTTCCCTGAAGCAGGAACTGATCGGTTATGCCGCCTGTGCGGAAATCCCCTGCGTGCTGGTGGATGTGCAGCGTGTGGGCCCTTCCACAGGCCAGCCGACGGCGCCTTCCCAGGGCGATGTGATGCAGGTGCGCTGGGGCACCCATGGTGACCATCCGGTGATTGCCCTGTCTCCCTGGAGCGTCCGTGAAACCTACGATGCCACGGTGATGGCGGTGAATTACGCTGAGCGTTTCCGCACGCCGGTCATGCTGCTGATGGATGAGATGGTCGGCCATCTGCGGGAAAAGGTGGAACTGCCGGAGAAGGTCGATATCTATCCGCGCCGCAAGCCTACGAAAACCCGTGCCGAAGGCTATCAGCCCTTTGCGCCGGAAGCAGATCTGGTGCCCAATGTGGCAGATTTCGGCGAGGGCTATCATATCCATGTGACAGGGCTTATCCATGATGAGACGGGCTTCCCCGTGGGCAGCCCGAAGGTCACGGAGGATTCCATTCGCCGCCTGCATGAGAAGATCGATCGGGCTGGTGAGGAAATCATCCATACGGAAAGTTATTTTATGGAAGATGCGGAGTACGCCGTGGTATCCTTCGGCGGCACGGCCCGCACCGCCTATGAGGCCGTGCGTGAAGCCCGGGCGTCTGGCGTGAAGGTCGGCCTGGTACGCCTGCTGACCATCTGGCCCTTTGCAGACAAGGTCATCGGCGAACTGGCTCAGAAGGTCAAGGGCATTGTAGTGGCTGAACTCAATTATGGACAGATCGTCCATGAGGTGCGCCGTGCGGCCAATGGTGCCTGCCCGGTAAGCCTCTGCGGCAAGTATAATATGCGGGCGTTTGAACCCGCAGAGATTTTGGCAAGTATCCAGGAAATGGTAAAGGAGGTTGAAGGCTGA
- a CDS encoding thiamine pyrophosphate-dependent enzyme: MAKEREYEQYFRQNRLPHLWCPGCGNGIAMKAIVQAIAKRPELNQDNTVIVSGIGCSSRASGYMDFDTLHTAHGRAIPFATGIKLARPDLNVVVITGDGDCTAIGGNHFIHGCRRNVDLTVVLFNNNIYGMTGGQASPMTPTGRKATTAPYGSVDRPFDACALAEAAGATYVARSTAYHVQHLTDMIAKAFDNHGFSFVEALVQCPTAYGRKNKLGSPADMMKWMRDNAVMKAAWDKLDPGAVAAEKFPIGLLYEATAMDYDTAYDQVIERAGGAK, translated from the coding sequence ATGGCAAAGGAAAGAGAATATGAACAGTATTTCCGTCAGAATCGCCTCCCGCACCTTTGGTGTCCCGGCTGCGGCAACGGCATTGCCATGAAGGCCATTGTGCAGGCCATTGCAAAAAGACCGGAACTCAATCAGGACAATACGGTGATTGTATCCGGTATCGGTTGTTCTTCCCGTGCTTCGGGTTATATGGATTTTGACACCCTGCATACGGCCCATGGCCGTGCGATCCCCTTCGCCACGGGCATCAAATTGGCCCGCCCGGATCTCAATGTGGTGGTTATCACTGGTGATGGTGACTGCACGGCAATCGGCGGCAATCACTTCATCCACGGCTGCCGCCGCAATGTGGATCTGACGGTGGTTCTCTTCAATAATAATATATACGGCATGACGGGGGGACAGGCATCCCCCATGACGCCGACGGGCCGCAAGGCCACCACGGCTCCCTATGGTTCCGTTGACCGTCCCTTCGATGCCTGCGCTCTGGCCGAAGCCGCCGGTGCCACTTATGTGGCCCGTTCCACGGCTTACCATGTGCAGCATCTGACGGACATGATCGCCAAGGCCTTCGACAACCATGGTTTCTCCTTCGTGGAAGCTCTGGTGCAGTGCCCCACGGCCTATGGCCGCAAGAACAAATTGGGCAGCCCCGCGGATATGATGAAGTGGATGCGGGATAATGCCGTGATGAAGGCCGCCTGGGATAAGCTCGATCCGGGCGCTGTGGCAGCGGAAAAATTCCCCATTGGCCTGCTTTATGAAGCAACGGCCATGGATTATGATACGGCCTATGATCAGGTTATCGAACGGGCAGGAGGTGCGAAGTGA
- a CDS encoding 2-oxoacid:acceptor oxidoreductase family protein, whose product MKKQLRLSGSGGQGVITAAILLAEAAVAEGKEAAQSQSYGPEARGGASKAEVIISDEAIFHPHVETPDLVLAMTQKAADKYYSDLHKDGLLILDDSLVPETPDFPKVVRLPITKLAVEELGKALFANIVALGALVRITGLVQFDTVKEFVAKRVPPHTVEANMKALQLGWDAAENV is encoded by the coding sequence ATGAAAAAACAATTAAGACTCTCCGGCTCCGGTGGTCAGGGCGTGATTACGGCGGCTATCCTGCTGGCAGAAGCAGCTGTAGCCGAGGGAAAAGAAGCAGCCCAGAGCCAGTCCTATGGCCCTGAGGCCCGCGGTGGTGCCTCCAAGGCTGAGGTAATCATCAGCGATGAGGCAATCTTCCATCCCCATGTGGAGACGCCGGATCTGGTGCTGGCCATGACGCAGAAGGCTGCGGATAAATATTACAGCGATTTGCATAAAGACGGCCTGCTCATCCTGGATGACAGTCTGGTGCCGGAAACGCCGGATTTCCCGAAGGTCGTGCGTCTGCCTATCACGAAACTGGCGGTGGAGGAGTTGGGCAAGGCACTGTTTGCCAATATCGTAGCGCTGGGTGCGCTGGTGCGCATCACGGGCCTCGTGCAATTTGACACCGTCAAGGAATTCGTCGCCAAACGCGTCCCGCCCCATACTGTTGAGGCCAATATGAAGGCCCTGCAGCTGGGCTGGGATGCCGCAGAGAATGTTTGA